In bacterium, the following proteins share a genomic window:
- a CDS encoding M42 family peptidase: MNKESKDFLYKLLKTPSPTGFEVPVQRIVRKRMEQYADTIETDLHGNVIVGINTKAKRRVMLAGHCDQIGFMVRYIDNNGFLFVDPLGGIDATVVPGTRVTLHTSKGPIHGIFGRKPIHLQSQEERTRPKFQLKDMWIDIGAKSEKEANRLVEIGTPATYTLDTLELKNDFISGPGLDDKVGLFIVMEALRLCARSKLSVALYAVSTVQEEVGLRGATTSAYGIDPDIGIAVDVTFSSDNPGASPTKSSPCILGKGPGIYSGPNINPKVEELLKKSAKAKRIPYQNLPSSRLLGNDARAMQATKAGVAAGCLGIPNRYMHTPVEVCHLKDLENSAKLLAEFTKSLTERTPLTPR; this comes from the coding sequence TTGAACAAGGAATCAAAAGACTTTCTTTATAAGCTTCTTAAAACGCCATCCCCTACAGGATTTGAAGTGCCGGTCCAAAGGATAGTAAGAAAACGGATGGAGCAATATGCGGATACGATTGAAACCGATCTCCACGGTAATGTTATTGTAGGCATTAACACAAAAGCGAAACGGCGAGTAATGCTGGCGGGCCACTGCGATCAGATCGGATTTATGGTTCGCTATATCGATAATAATGGCTTTTTATTTGTTGACCCTTTGGGAGGAATTGATGCGACGGTTGTCCCTGGAACACGAGTTACCCTTCACACGAGTAAAGGTCCGATACATGGAATTTTTGGAAGAAAGCCAATCCACCTCCAAAGCCAAGAGGAGCGAACCCGCCCAAAGTTCCAACTTAAAGACATGTGGATTGATATCGGGGCAAAAAGTGAAAAGGAAGCGAATCGGCTCGTGGAAATTGGAACACCAGCGACCTACACCCTCGACACTCTCGAACTAAAAAATGACTTTATCTCTGGACCTGGACTTGATGACAAAGTGGGTCTTTTTATCGTTATGGAGGCGCTTAGGCTGTGCGCTCGCTCTAAACTCTCAGTTGCTCTCTATGCGGTCAGTACTGTTCAAGAAGAAGTTGGGCTTCGGGGAGCAACGACATCTGCCTACGGAATTGATCCAGATATAGGGATAGCCGTCGATGTAACGTTCTCTTCGGATAATCCCGGGGCAAGTCCGACAAAGTCTTCACCCTGTATCCTTGGAAAAGGCCCTGGCATTTATAGTGGCCCCAATATCAACCCGAAGGTGGAAGAGCTGCTGAAGAAGTCCGCCAAAGCAAAGCGTATTCCATATCAAAATTTGCCATCATCTCGACTTCTTGGAAACGATGCTCGTGCTATGCAAGCGACGAAAGCAGGAGTTGCCGCAGGATGCCTCGGAATTCCAAACCGATACATGCATACACCAGTTGAAGTTTGTCATCTGAAAGACCTGGAGAATTCAGCAAAGCTGCTCGCTGAATTCACAAAAAGTCTTACTGAACGGACGCCACTAACGCCTCGATAG
- a CDS encoding PAS domain-containing protein, with protein sequence MTENRNIRTSPQEKEPANSEPREHDSMALPPEIAATSLIAIRTAMVSIGLLSSTVAAFFFDSGLGTGSQWIFSGFAFLFFVNGILALWSRYKKTTTSFLTLQISFDYVIVLSILVLSGGPNSTFVFLFIPFQLIAGIFLSTNRSLILSVLASAGYGALCLAYSSVGILEFLPEGIATNGRLFLQWFGVSASLFVIHRATFRIKKTVLQSLKGAHLSREAAESIAADYRRLVEGLPEAVIAVSSNGIIEAVNRSALELFGVHQRDIIHQQIDCFSKHLEEAFGITKKLEDFNAWDEITLQGQDDIKKQRRVIFHRSTTEPSVSESPVTFYLFRDISALRSVEEQLALQEQMARALSEETKYNRSIPPSIKLAGFVGESPSMLELFRLIERVSPTDSTVLVSGESGTGKELVAKAIHLQSTRSQLPFIPINCGAIPEQLLESELFGHRKGSFTGAIADHPGIFQQASGGTVFLDEIGEMPLSMQAKLLRTIQEKTVRSVGAKETVEVDVRIIAATNKNLQVEVRKGTFREDLFYRLNVIALALPPLRERSTDIPLLIQSILKRRAKGDTLPAIAPKALQLLTEYEYPGNVRELENIIERALVLGGEAILPEHLPDSVHQSQGQISRIGTETEIIIREDITLPINLDALLWEIEQKYLLRALEETDGVKTQAAELLGINFRSFRYRMKKLESVNN encoded by the coding sequence ATGACGGAAAATAGAAATATAAGAACGAGCCCGCAAGAAAAGGAGCCGGCAAACTCTGAACCCAGGGAGCATGACTCGATGGCACTCCCTCCAGAGATTGCAGCCACATCGCTAATTGCCATACGAACAGCGATGGTCTCCATCGGACTTTTATCCTCAACTGTGGCGGCATTTTTCTTTGATTCAGGGCTAGGCACAGGGTCACAGTGGATCTTCTCGGGATTCGCTTTTCTCTTTTTTGTAAATGGAATTCTCGCTCTCTGGTCACGATACAAAAAAACAACGACTTCTTTTTTAACACTCCAGATTAGTTTTGATTACGTCATTGTTCTCTCAATCTTAGTATTGAGTGGCGGTCCAAATAGCACCTTCGTCTTTCTCTTCATTCCCTTTCAGTTGATTGCTGGAATTTTTCTCTCAACCAATCGCTCCCTTATTCTTTCGGTTCTTGCTAGCGCTGGATATGGGGCACTCTGTTTAGCCTATTCTAGCGTTGGAATTCTCGAATTCCTTCCAGAGGGAATTGCCACAAATGGACGACTTTTTCTGCAGTGGTTTGGGGTATCTGCTTCATTGTTTGTAATACATCGTGCAACTTTCCGCATAAAAAAGACCGTCTTACAGAGCCTGAAGGGCGCACACCTTTCACGAGAAGCAGCAGAGTCAATTGCCGCAGATTATCGTAGGCTCGTCGAAGGACTTCCAGAGGCAGTGATAGCCGTCAGTAGCAACGGGATTATTGAAGCGGTTAACCGTTCAGCACTGGAGCTTTTCGGGGTTCATCAAAGAGATATTATCCATCAACAGATCGATTGCTTCTCGAAACATCTTGAAGAGGCATTTGGAATTACCAAAAAACTTGAGGATTTTAATGCGTGGGATGAGATAACACTTCAGGGACAAGATGATATAAAAAAGCAACGGCGCGTAATTTTTCATCGAAGCACCACAGAACCTTCCGTATCCGAGTCACCTGTAACGTTTTATCTTTTTAGGGACATCTCAGCCCTTCGCTCTGTTGAAGAACAACTTGCTCTCCAGGAGCAAATGGCGCGCGCCCTATCTGAGGAGACCAAGTATAATCGCAGCATTCCACCATCGATTAAACTCGCAGGATTTGTCGGGGAGAGCCCATCCATGCTCGAGCTTTTTCGACTAATTGAGCGAGTCTCGCCCACTGATTCTACCGTACTCGTATCCGGAGAGTCTGGAACAGGAAAAGAACTGGTAGCAAAGGCCATACACCTCCAGAGCACGCGCTCACAATTGCCGTTCATACCGATTAACTGCGGAGCAATTCCAGAACAACTCCTGGAAAGTGAGTTATTTGGACATCGTAAGGGTTCATTTACCGGCGCAATTGCTGACCATCCAGGAATATTTCAGCAAGCAAGCGGGGGAACCGTATTCCTGGATGAAATCGGCGAAATGCCGCTCTCGATGCAAGCGAAGCTCTTGCGTACAATACAAGAAAAAACTGTTCGTTCAGTTGGCGCAAAAGAAACAGTGGAAGTTGACGTGCGAATCATTGCCGCAACCAATAAAAACCTTCAGGTTGAAGTAAGAAAGGGAACGTTCCGAGAGGATCTTTTTTATCGCTTGAACGTGATCGCATTAGCGCTACCGCCACTTCGAGAACGCTCAACCGACATACCACTCCTCATTCAGTCAATTTTAAAGCGACGAGCGAAAGGAGATACGTTACCAGCGATTGCTCCTAAGGCGCTACAACTCCTCACAGAGTATGAATATCCAGGAAATGTCCGTGAGCTCGAGAACATAATTGAACGAGCGCTAGTGCTTGGAGGCGAAGCAATACTACCCGAACATTTACCAGATAGCGTCCATCAATCCCAGGGGCAGATCTCTCGAATAGGGACAGAGACAGAAATTATCATTCGAGAAGATATTACTCTACCAATCAATCTTGACGCGCTTCTCTGGGAAATTGAACAGAAGTATCTTTTACGCGCCCTAGAAGAGACAGATGGGGTAAAAACTCAGGCAGCAGAATTACTCGGAATCAACTTTCGATCATTTCGATACCGCATGAAAAAACTTGAGTCTGTGAACAACTAG
- a CDS encoding prepilin-type N-terminal cleavage/methylation domain-containing protein, with product MLGKSQMKEENGFTLIELLVVIAIIGILAAIAIPQFAEYRARGFDARARSDLRNVATAQEAYFVDNEVYVDCDQTTCPGLLPGLASVSSGVTLTITVAGTSFTGTSTHASGTGVTCNWDSTAGGFQGCS from the coding sequence ATGTTAGGGAAGAGTCAGATGAAAGAAGAAAACGGTTTTACACTTATTGAATTGCTCGTAGTAATTGCAATTATTGGAATACTCGCAGCTATCGCTATTCCTCAGTTCGCAGAGTACCGTGCACGCGGATTCGACGCTCGGGCACGAAGCGATCTCAGAAATGTTGCAACTGCACAGGAAGCATACTTTGTTGATAACGAAGTGTATGTAGACTGTGACCAAACGACTTGTCCAGGTCTTCTACCTGGTCTTGCATCAGTTTCTTCTGGGGTAACTCTCACAATCACGGTCGCGGGCACTTCATTCACTGGGACGTCAACTCACGCTAGTGGAACTGGAGTAACGTGTAACTGGGATAGCACGGCTGGTGGATTCCAGGGCTGCTCATAA